The Armatimonadota bacterium genome includes a region encoding these proteins:
- a CDS encoding ankyrin repeat domain-containing protein produces the protein MHNLVRSGPPEALAAFLKANPKASNELDEDGRPPLHHVLKDEEPSPEIVRLLLEAGADPLFVYVDKFPEPPEGLDLDSILSDELDLDLPSEMISGSYEIREPLFELAILQGDFDTVRLFVEHGADVHAANSSGYSSLLSAVYGRKENLPLIEYLIGLGVDLMQPSQYGERPLTASAKNGKYSYVKALVEAGAHEGVLQWTPLIRSVAIGSIEDVERELTRGPDLEARDASGHTAMDVAILKGDIDAAMLLRSSGAAFSATNGRQNSAVCLAVLSGSTGLVQWLVAEGCPVDSVDRTGDTALVVAVHSGDAAMIRTLLDLGADPNFSMDYSSVFDGLVDKESIISLLSAGADPTHLRSDNIRAVLGFGRAEFDSLDSVTVAEYRAAKDPREGRSNPEDMTGPFKVAMVKSGFDAYGARQRFNDPSKYVCPVPGSRGTPVWCAARFGQSMTILPDGRVVLIAGEHEDWYDPDFCIYNDVIVGWPDGELRIYGYPFSVFPPTDFHTATLLESSIAIIGGLGCLGERQGDTPVLKLSTNDFRMEPVATSGPSPGRVFKHRAELSDGKIKVWGGQVVRFIGGKEEHVQNTAVHLLDLATMTWTAVEVGGWPDLGDLQMGGGWPDHA, from the coding sequence GTGCACAATCTCGTTCGGTCAGGGCCACCGGAAGCCTTGGCTGCGTTCTTGAAGGCGAATCCCAAGGCGAGCAACGAACTCGACGAGGACGGTCGCCCGCCGCTTCACCACGTGCTTAAGGACGAGGAGCCCTCTCCTGAAATCGTGCGCCTGCTGCTCGAAGCCGGGGCCGATCCTCTGTTCGTCTACGTTGACAAGTTCCCTGAGCCTCCGGAAGGGCTTGACCTCGATTCGATCCTTTCCGACGAGCTCGACCTCGACCTTCCGAGCGAAATGATTTCGGGTTCATACGAGATCCGCGAGCCGCTGTTCGAGCTGGCGATTCTTCAAGGCGACTTCGACACTGTCCGACTATTCGTCGAGCACGGGGCCGACGTCCATGCCGCCAATTCCAGTGGTTACTCTTCCCTGTTGAGCGCCGTCTATGGAAGGAAAGAGAATCTGCCGCTGATCGAGTACCTCATCGGCCTTGGCGTCGATCTGATGCAGCCGAGCCAATACGGTGAAAGGCCCCTGACCGCTTCGGCGAAAAACGGCAAGTACTCTTATGTAAAAGCGCTCGTCGAGGCCGGTGCACACGAGGGTGTGCTCCAGTGGACGCCGCTCATCCGGTCGGTTGCGATCGGTTCGATCGAGGACGTGGAACGTGAGCTGACCCGAGGTCCGGATCTCGAAGCACGCGACGCGTCGGGGCACACGGCCATGGATGTCGCCATTTTGAAGGGCGACATCGATGCGGCCATGCTGCTCCGTTCCTCCGGAGCGGCATTCTCAGCCACAAACGGGCGTCAAAATTCCGCAGTCTGCCTTGCCGTCCTCTCGGGAAGCACCGGCCTCGTCCAATGGTTGGTCGCCGAAGGTTGCCCGGTCGATAGCGTGGATAGAACGGGAGACACGGCGCTCGTCGTGGCCGTACATTCGGGTGACGCGGCGATGATCCGGACGTTGCTCGACCTAGGCGCCGACCCGAACTTCAGCATGGACTATTCTAGCGTCTTCGATGGGCTCGTAGACAAGGAGAGCATCATTAGTCTTCTGAGCGCCGGTGCCGATCCGACCCACCTGCGGTCTGACAATATTAGGGCCGTCTTAGGTTTCGGGCGAGCAGAGTTCGACAGTTTGGACTCTGTGACGGTCGCGGAGTACCGAGCGGCCAAGGACCCTCGCGAAGGGAGGTCGAACCCAGAGGACATGACCGGGCCGTTCAAGGTCGCAATGGTCAAATCGGGCTTTGACGCCTACGGCGCGCGTCAGCGCTTCAATGATCCTTCGAAATATGTTTGCCCGGTTCCTGGCTCGCGAGGCACTCCCGTCTGGTGCGCGGCCCGGTTTGGGCAGTCCATGACCATCCTTCCAGACGGTCGTGTGGTCTTGATCGCAGGCGAGCACGAGGACTGGTACGACCCAGATTTCTGCATCTACAACGACGTTATCGTCGGCTGGCCGGACGGGGAGCTCCGCATCTACGGCTATCCGTTTTCGGTCTTTCCTCCGACGGACTTCCATACGGCCACTCTATTAGAGAGCTCTATCGCCATCATTGGCGGTCTGGGCTGTCTCGGGGAGAGGCAGGGAGACACGCCGGTCCTGAAACTGTCTACAAATGACTTCCGGATGGAGCCCGTGGCCACGAGCGGCCCATCACCCGGTCGGGTCTTCAAACACCGCGCAGAGTTGAGCGACGGCAAGATCAAAGTGTGGGGAGGGCAGGTCGTTAGGTTCATTGGCGGCAAAGAGGAGCACGTCCAGAATACGGCCGTCCATCTCTTGGATCTCGCAACAATGACATGGACAGCGGTCGAAGTCGGCGGGTGGCCAGACCTTGGTGACCTCCAGATGGGTGGCGGATGGCCTGACCATGCGTGA
- a CDS encoding DUF4349 domain-containing protein — protein sequence MSIRDDLKAFLDGELSPERAAEVQAAIDQDPALRDEVLFMKILSGEIQDASREPQASGADKAVDRVVRSRPTMWKWGAYAASGVAGLFLIGLVGSKLLPGVPFAGANDAAKAEFAAGAAKSAVETASPTAAPLPQADADRATDKERRTELTEGFADPQRPQAEKGADIAVGGGGGAPVPSESETSNGTQFGDGVVAGKMKTESPVELAKKRVARGRAAGSEQFRQSAGDKAPATSAQPVTPRQGLGGVETARKVVRNADMGVKVKDVRKSVAEVERQVNAMNGFVGDTRYDGRQDTSTATMQFEVPEKSFVAMLDTLRRLGTVDHENVTGQDVTASIADGKGRITALADEEQNLIKELERARQSDIRLEIRRRLSSVRQDISGLKAQTKALEGLADMSRVSLTLTQSGQLDESTPNDWFGQTTKGAGDLLGFFGRFIGVGVIYLVFMAPVWLPIAGIVWWARKRAGK from the coding sequence ATGAGCATCCGTGACGACCTGAAGGCTTTCCTTGACGGCGAACTGTCCCCTGAGCGTGCGGCCGAAGTCCAAGCCGCCATCGACCAAGATCCTGCGCTTCGCGACGAGGTCCTGTTCATGAAAATCCTCAGTGGTGAGATCCAAGACGCGTCCCGCGAGCCGCAAGCGAGCGGGGCTGACAAGGCCGTGGACCGTGTGGTCCGGTCGCGGCCGACGATGTGGAAGTGGGGCGCCTATGCGGCGTCCGGCGTGGCCGGCCTGTTCCTGATCGGGCTCGTCGGCTCCAAGCTGTTGCCCGGCGTGCCGTTCGCGGGGGCCAACGACGCAGCGAAGGCGGAATTCGCCGCAGGCGCGGCCAAGAGCGCCGTGGAGACGGCCAGCCCGACGGCGGCCCCCTTGCCGCAGGCCGACGCCGACCGTGCGACGGACAAGGAACGGAGGACGGAATTGACCGAAGGTTTCGCCGATCCGCAGCGTCCGCAGGCCGAGAAAGGCGCGGACATCGCGGTCGGCGGTGGCGGCGGGGCTCCGGTCCCCTCCGAAAGCGAGACCTCGAACGGCACGCAGTTCGGCGACGGCGTCGTCGCGGGCAAGATGAAGACCGAGTCTCCCGTCGAGCTGGCCAAGAAGAGGGTGGCGCGCGGCCGGGCGGCCGGCAGCGAGCAGTTCAGGCAGTCAGCCGGCGACAAGGCGCCCGCGACGTCCGCCCAGCCCGTCACGCCGCGCCAAGGCCTGGGAGGGGTCGAGACGGCGCGCAAGGTCGTCCGCAACGCCGACATGGGCGTCAAAGTGAAGGACGTCCGCAAGTCGGTGGCCGAGGTCGAACGCCAGGTCAATGCGATGAACGGTTTCGTCGGCGACACCCGTTACGACGGCCGCCAGGACACCTCGACCGCCACGATGCAGTTCGAGGTGCCGGAAAAGAGCTTCGTGGCCATGCTCGACACGCTCCGGAGGCTCGGGACGGTCGACCATGAGAACGTGACGGGCCAGGACGTGACGGCCTCGATCGCCGACGGCAAGGGACGCATCACCGCCCTCGCCGACGAAGAGCAGAACCTGATCAAGGAGTTGGAACGGGCCCGGCAGTCGGACATCCGGCTGGAGATCCGCCGCCGCTTGAGCAGCGTCCGCCAGGACATCTCGGGTCTGAAAGCCCAGACGAAGGCGCTCGAAGGCCTCGCCGACATGAGCCGCGTCTCGCTGACATTGACGCAGTCCGGCCAACTCGACGAATCGACTCCGAACGACTGGTTCGGCCAGACGACGAAGGGCGCGGGCGACCTGCTCGGCTTTTTCGGCCGGTTCATCGGCGTCGGCGTGATCTACCTGGTCTTCATGGCCCCGGTCTGGCTGCCGATCGCCGGCATCGTCTGGTGGGCGCGCAAGCGGGCCGGTAAGTGA
- a CDS encoding RNA polymerase sigma factor has translation MDGRIEQARHGDRDALGSLVREHYSRVFRFCARRLGDDLGQDAAQETFVTMQRSLKRYQGKSTFETWLLGIAHNHCRTMARKRRLDPLPLAAWLEAPDTSAQTPIDREALRQALQRLSEEHREVVLLHEVEGLRYAEIAEIVGVPEGTVKSRLHHAFQHMRRHLCG, from the coding sequence ATGGACGGTCGGATCGAGCAAGCGAGGCATGGAGACCGCGACGCTCTGGGAAGCCTGGTGCGCGAGCACTATTCCCGGGTGTTCCGTTTCTGCGCCCGGCGGCTCGGCGACGACCTGGGCCAGGACGCCGCTCAGGAGACGTTCGTGACCATGCAACGGTCCCTCAAGCGCTATCAAGGAAAGTCCACGTTCGAGACGTGGCTTCTCGGCATCGCGCACAACCATTGCCGGACCATGGCCCGCAAACGCAGGCTCGACCCCTTGCCCCTGGCCGCATGGCTGGAGGCGCCCGACACCTCGGCCCAGACCCCGATCGACCGGGAAGCCCTCCGTCAAGCCCTTCAACGGCTGAGCGAGGAGCACCGCGAGGTCGTCCTGTTGCACGAGGTCGAAGGCCTGCGCTACGCCGAGATCGCCGAAATCGTCGGCGTGCCCGAAGGCACCGTCAAGAGCCGCCTGCACCATGCGTTCCAACACATGAGGAGGCACTTGTGCGGGTAG
- a CDS encoding aspartate aminotransferase family protein, which produces MDAEALTEATLRRYAEHVNPGLAKLMSFAGFGVEVRGEGSAVWDQDGKEYIDCLGGYGVFTLGHRHPKVVEAVKRQLDAMPMSGKTFFNPVQGELAERLAGLAPEGLEFTFFSNSGAEAVEAALKFAKLATGRQKMVSTVGSYHGKTMGALSVTGRDKFRKPFEPLVPGAVFVPYGDAKAATDAIDGDTACMIVEPVQGEGGVRVPPDGYLRELRAACDMHGALLIVDEVQTGLGRTGHLWGCDHDAVKPDLMTLAKALGGGVVPIGATMGTADVWERVFGRNPLVHTSTFGGNQLACAAGLAALEVLEEEGLVAKAAETGALMTAALRELQAKHDLIAEVRGRGLLIGVEFSIDEVGELVIAQMVKRGMVAAYTLNNPRVIRIEPPLVISRDKALDACRIFGEAVEETAGLLVGLV; this is translated from the coding sequence ATGGATGCCGAGGCGCTCACCGAAGCCACACTCCGACGCTATGCCGAGCACGTGAACCCCGGGCTCGCCAAGCTCATGAGCTTCGCGGGGTTCGGGGTCGAAGTGCGCGGCGAAGGGTCCGCCGTCTGGGACCAGGACGGCAAGGAGTACATCGACTGCCTCGGCGGCTATGGGGTCTTTACCCTCGGCCACCGGCACCCGAAGGTCGTCGAAGCGGTCAAGCGCCAGCTCGACGCCATGCCGATGAGCGGCAAGACCTTCTTCAACCCCGTCCAAGGCGAGCTCGCCGAACGGCTCGCGGGCCTGGCCCCTGAAGGGCTCGAATTCACCTTCTTCAGCAACAGCGGCGCGGAGGCGGTCGAGGCCGCGCTCAAGTTCGCCAAGCTCGCGACCGGGCGCCAGAAGATGGTCTCCACCGTCGGCAGTTACCACGGTAAGACGATGGGCGCGCTCAGCGTCACCGGCCGGGACAAGTTCCGCAAGCCGTTCGAGCCGCTCGTGCCCGGCGCCGTGTTCGTTCCTTATGGCGACGCCAAGGCCGCGACGGATGCCATCGACGGCGACACCGCTTGCATGATCGTCGAGCCCGTCCAAGGCGAGGGCGGCGTGCGCGTCCCGCCGGACGGCTACCTCCGCGAACTGCGCGCGGCCTGCGACATGCACGGCGCGCTCCTGATCGTCGACGAGGTCCAGACGGGCCTCGGCCGGACAGGACACCTTTGGGGTTGCGACCACGACGCCGTCAAGCCCGACCTCATGACCCTTGCCAAGGCGCTCGGCGGAGGGGTCGTCCCCATCGGCGCGACAATGGGCACCGCCGACGTCTGGGAACGCGTCTTCGGCCGCAACCCGCTGGTGCACACGTCCACCTTCGGCGGCAACCAATTGGCCTGCGCGGCGGGACTCGCGGCCCTCGAGGTCCTTGAGGAAGAGGGCCTCGTCGCGAAGGCTGCCGAGACCGGCGCGCTCATGACCGCCGCCCTTCGGGAGCTCCAAGCCAAGCACGACCTCATCGCCGAAGTCCGTGGTCGAGGGCTCTTGATCGGCGTGGAGTTCTCGATCGACGAGGTCGGCGAACTCGTGATCGCGCAGATGGTCAAGCGCGGCATGGTCGCCGCCTATACGCTCAACAACCCGCGCGTCATCCGCATCGAACCGCCGTTGGTGATTTCCCGGGACAAGGCGCTGGACGCGTGTAGGATTTTCGGCGAGGCCGTCGAGGAGACGGCCGGACTGCTCGTCGGACTTGTCTAA
- a CDS encoding CapA family protein, which yields MLLSLALSGQTWTMVVGGDVMLNAVVPSSAVFTGVAPWFRQADLATANLEIPLTDSRTPTARKSAAELKAKTQFVLKADPRHAPHLAAAGFDLVSLGNNHAMDYGPRGLAQMTAALDRQKIAWCGAGKDAAQAVEHRVVKLKNGLKVAFLSFHAFQTPGALWKCTPATASSPGVATLAGLPVALDPVGKGRKGAARPTEAQALSRRLKAAVSSARKEADVVVVWSHWGTERKTVPNAYQVQLGRKWIEAGADCVLGAHPHVLQGAELYAGRPVFYSLGNLVSPLGGSTGIFRLTFEGRTFQKAEMLPCAISGGAVKPVAASRRASGIKAFRGLCDTVVRRFRNSKSAALTVE from the coding sequence GTGCTGCTTTCTTTGGCGCTTTCGGGTCAGACCTGGACGATGGTCGTCGGAGGCGACGTCATGCTCAACGCCGTCGTTCCCTCTTCAGCCGTCTTCACGGGCGTCGCCCCATGGTTCCGCCAGGCCGACCTCGCGACCGCCAACCTCGAGATCCCGCTGACGGACTCCCGGACGCCGACGGCTCGGAAGTCGGCGGCAGAACTCAAGGCCAAGACCCAGTTCGTCCTCAAGGCCGATCCGCGCCACGCGCCGCACTTGGCGGCGGCTGGGTTCGACCTCGTGTCGCTGGGCAACAACCATGCGATGGACTACGGCCCTCGTGGGTTGGCCCAGATGACCGCCGCCCTCGACCGTCAGAAGATCGCCTGGTGCGGAGCGGGCAAGGATGCCGCCCAGGCCGTGGAACACCGCGTCGTCAAGCTCAAGAACGGCCTCAAGGTCGCCTTCTTGTCGTTCCACGCGTTCCAGACTCCGGGCGCCCTTTGGAAGTGCACTCCGGCGACGGCTTCGTCCCCGGGCGTCGCCACGCTGGCCGGACTGCCGGTAGCGCTCGACCCCGTGGGCAAGGGTCGGAAGGGCGCGGCCCGTCCAACCGAAGCGCAGGCGCTCTCGCGGAGACTGAAAGCGGCCGTGTCGTCTGCGCGCAAGGAGGCGGACGTCGTCGTGGTCTGGTCGCACTGGGGGACCGAGCGCAAGACTGTTCCCAACGCTTATCAGGTCCAACTCGGCCGCAAGTGGATCGAGGCAGGAGCCGACTGCGTACTTGGCGCACATCCCCACGTGCTCCAAGGGGCCGAGCTCTACGCCGGGCGTCCGGTCTTTTATTCGCTCGGAAACCTCGTGTCGCCATTGGGCGGATCGACCGGGATATTCCGGTTGACTTTCGAAGGTCGCACGTTCCAGAAGGCCGAAATGCTGCCGTGCGCGATCAGCGGCGGGGCGGTGAAGCCTGTGGCCGCGTCTCGGCGTGCGTCGGGGATCAAGGCGTTCCGAGGGCTTTGTGACACCGTGGTCAGGCGGTTCCGGAACTCGAAGTCGGCGGCCCTGACCGTCGAATGA